Proteins co-encoded in one Acidovorax sp. 69 genomic window:
- a CDS encoding response regulator, producing the protein MTKARILVIEDDEASRQLVTYLLEAAGHDVLAAENGAIGLAMALAESPDIILCDLQMPVMNGYEVARNLRTNPQWRVVPLVAVTAFSMPGDREKALEVGFNEHLSKPITPETFVRQIEAFWGTVFSEPPPGG; encoded by the coding sequence ATGACCAAAGCCCGTATCCTGGTCATCGAGGATGACGAGGCCAGCCGACAACTGGTCACCTATTTGCTCGAAGCGGCAGGCCACGATGTGCTGGCCGCCGAGAACGGCGCCATAGGGCTCGCCATGGCGCTGGCCGAGAGCCCGGACATCATCCTGTGCGACTTGCAGATGCCGGTGATGAATGGCTACGAGGTGGCCCGCAACCTGCGCACCAACCCCCAATGGCGCGTGGTGCCACTGGTGGCCGTCACGGCCTTTTCGATGCCTGGCGACCGCGAGAAGGCGCTGGAAGTCGGTTTCAATGAACACCTGTCCAAACCCATCACGCCAGAGACCTTTGTCCGGCAGATTGAGGCGTTTTGGGGTACTGTCTTTTCTGAACCGCCCCCCGGGGGCTGA
- a CDS encoding CoA-acylating methylmalonate-semialdehyde dehydrogenase yields MNAPTNVATLAPTVKLLIGGQFVESKTTEWRDVVNPATQEVLARVPFATAEEIDAAVASAKEAFKTWKKTPIGARARIFLKYQQLIRENMTELAAILTAEQGKTLPDAEGDVFRGLEVVEHAASIGNLQLGELANNVAGGVDTYTLLQPLGVCAGITPFNFPAMIPLWMFPMAIATGNTFVLKPSEQDPMVTMRLVELALEAGIPPGVLNVIHGGEMAVNAICDHKDIKAVSFVGSTKVGTHVYNRATLAGKRAQCMMGAKNHAIILPDANKEQSLNAIAGAAFGAAGQRCMALPVVVLVGEAQKWIPDLVAKAKTLKVNGGTEKGTDVGPVVSCAALARVEGLIERGIADGATLELDGRKPVVPGYEKGNFVGPTIFSNVKPGMAIYDQEIFGPVLALVPAADVDEAIEFINSNPNGNGTAIFTQSGAAARKFQEDIDVGQVGINVPIPVPVPLFSFSGSRASKLGDLGPYGKQVIMFYTQTKTVTARWFDDSTTSHGVNTTISLK; encoded by the coding sequence ATGAACGCACCCACCAACGTGGCCACGCTGGCCCCCACCGTCAAGCTGCTGATCGGCGGCCAGTTCGTCGAGTCCAAGACCACCGAATGGCGCGACGTGGTGAACCCCGCCACGCAAGAGGTGTTGGCCCGTGTGCCCTTTGCCACCGCTGAAGAAATCGATGCCGCCGTGGCCTCGGCCAAGGAAGCGTTCAAGACCTGGAAGAAGACGCCCATCGGCGCCCGCGCGCGCATCTTCCTGAAGTACCAGCAGCTCATCCGCGAAAACATGACCGAGCTGGCCGCCATCCTCACGGCAGAACAGGGTAAGACCCTGCCCGACGCTGAAGGCGACGTGTTCCGTGGCCTCGAAGTGGTCGAACACGCTGCCAGCATCGGCAACCTGCAACTGGGCGAGCTGGCCAACAACGTGGCCGGTGGCGTGGATACCTACACCCTGCTGCAGCCGCTGGGTGTCTGCGCAGGCATCACGCCGTTCAACTTCCCGGCCATGATCCCGCTGTGGATGTTCCCCATGGCCATTGCCACGGGCAATACCTTCGTGCTCAAGCCCTCCGAGCAAGACCCCATGGTGACCATGCGCCTGGTGGAGCTGGCGCTCGAGGCGGGCATTCCACCCGGCGTGCTCAACGTGATCCACGGGGGTGAAATGGCCGTCAACGCGATCTGCGACCACAAGGACATTAAGGCCGTGTCGTTCGTGGGCTCGACCAAGGTCGGCACCCATGTGTACAACCGCGCCACCCTGGCCGGCAAACGTGCGCAATGCATGATGGGCGCCAAGAACCACGCCATCATCCTGCCCGACGCGAACAAGGAGCAATCGCTTAACGCCATTGCCGGTGCCGCATTTGGCGCCGCAGGCCAGCGCTGCATGGCCCTGCCCGTGGTGGTGCTGGTGGGCGAGGCCCAAAAGTGGATTCCCGACCTGGTGGCCAAGGCCAAGACGCTCAAGGTCAACGGTGGCACCGAAAAAGGCACCGATGTGGGCCCCGTGGTGTCCTGCGCAGCCCTGGCGCGTGTCGAAGGCCTGATCGAACGCGGCATTGCCGACGGCGCCACGCTGGAACTGGACGGCCGCAAGCCGGTGGTGCCCGGCTATGAAAAGGGCAACTTCGTGGGCCCAACGATCTTCTCGAACGTGAAACCCGGCATGGCCATCTATGACCAGGAAATTTTTGGCCCTGTGCTGGCCCTGGTGCCGGCCGCTGACGTCGACGAAGCCATCGAGTTCATCAACAGCAACCCCAACGGCAACGGCACGGCCATCTTCACCCAATCGGGCGCGGCAGCGCGCAAGTTCCAGGAAGACATCGACGTGGGCCAGGTGGGTATCAACGTGCCAATCCCTGTGCCAGTGCCTTTGTTCTCGTTCAGTGGCTCGCGTGCGTCCAAGCTGGGCGATCTGGGCCCTTACGGCAAGCAGGTCATCATGTTCTACACGCAGACCAAGACGGTGACGGCCCGCTGGTTTGATGACAGCACCACGTCGCACGGCGTGAACACGACGATCAGTTTGAAGTAA
- the mmsB gene encoding 3-hydroxyisobutyrate dehydrogenase, which produces MQHHNDTKEIDTMKIAFIGLGNMGGPMALNLHKAGHTVSAFDLSQPARDKLAADGVPVAADAKAAVQGAEVVISMLPASQHVDSLFLGQGELLAQLPAGTLVIDCSTIAAATSRKVAEAAKARGVDFIDAPVSGGTGGAIAGTLTFMVGGEVATLERARPLLEKMGANIFHAGAVGAGQTAKICNNMLLGILMAGTSEAIALGVANGLDPKVLSEIMRRSSGGNWALEKYNPMPGVMETAPASKGYAGGFGTDLMLKDLGLAQENAAAVKASTPLGGLARNLYAAHSIAGHGALDFSSIIKMVQKG; this is translated from the coding sequence ATTCAGCATCACAACGACACCAAGGAGATAGACACCATGAAAATCGCATTCATCGGCCTCGGCAACATGGGCGGCCCCATGGCCCTGAACCTGCACAAGGCAGGCCACACCGTCAGCGCGTTCGACCTCTCGCAACCCGCGCGCGACAAACTCGCTGCCGACGGTGTGCCAGTGGCCGCCGACGCCAAGGCCGCCGTACAAGGCGCCGAGGTGGTCATCAGCATGCTGCCCGCCAGCCAGCATGTGGATTCGCTTTTTCTGGGCCAGGGCGAGCTGCTGGCGCAACTGCCCGCCGGCACGCTGGTGATTGACTGCTCCACCATCGCTGCCGCCACCTCGCGCAAGGTGGCCGAGGCCGCCAAGGCACGGGGTGTGGACTTCATCGACGCCCCCGTCTCGGGCGGCACGGGCGGTGCCATTGCCGGCACGCTGACCTTCATGGTGGGTGGCGAGGTGGCGACACTGGAGCGCGCACGCCCCCTGCTCGAAAAAATGGGCGCCAACATCTTCCACGCCGGTGCCGTAGGGGCAGGCCAGACGGCCAAAATCTGCAACAACATGCTGCTGGGCATCCTGATGGCCGGCACCAGCGAAGCCATCGCCCTGGGCGTGGCCAACGGCCTCGACCCCAAGGTGCTGAGCGAGATCATGCGCCGCAGCTCGGGCGGCAACTGGGCGCTGGAGAAGTACAACCCCATGCCGGGCGTGATGGAAACTGCGCCCGCCAGCAAGGGCTACGCGGGCGGCTTTGGCACGGACCTGATGCTCAAGGACCTGGGCCTGGCGCAAGAGAATGCCGCAGCGGTCAAGGCCAGCACCCCGCTGGGCGGTCTGGCGCGCAACCTGTACGCCGCACACAGCATTGCCGGCCATGGCGCGCTGGACTTCTCCAGCATCATCAAGATGGTGCAGAAGGGGTAA
- a CDS encoding DUF488 domain-containing protein, translating to MPLRIVRLGTPRAVGEGTRIGTVRRPPRGVPKAEFASRDYYDVWYPLLSPSADLMAQGQQAQTGKEGDKEWDAFVKQFRKELAQPEASRTLDLLAALSHHSAMSLGCYCEDEARCHRSVLRTELHTRGADLID from the coding sequence ATGCCCCTTCGCATCGTCCGCCTTGGCACCCCACGCGCTGTGGGGGAAGGCACCCGCATCGGCACCGTGCGCCGCCCGCCGCGTGGTGTGCCCAAGGCCGAGTTCGCCAGTCGCGACTATTACGACGTGTGGTACCCCCTGCTGTCCCCCAGCGCCGACTTGATGGCCCAGGGCCAGCAGGCGCAAACCGGCAAGGAAGGGGACAAGGAGTGGGATGCTTTTGTGAAGCAATTCCGCAAGGAGCTGGCCCAGCCCGAGGCCAGCCGCACGCTGGACCTGCTGGCCGCGCTGTCGCACCACAGTGCGATGTCGCTGGGCTGCTATTGCGAGGATGAAGCGCGCTGCCACCGCTCGGTGCTTCGCACCGAACTACACACCCGTGGCGCAGACCTCATCGACTGA
- a CDS encoding EAL domain-containing protein: MAKILVVDDLPANRALVVTLVGHSGHQALEAADGAEALALVRAERPDLVISDILMPTMDGYEFVRQLRADYGLAATQVIFYSAHYREQEARNLALACGVTQVLVKPCEPQDILAAIEQALSQGVPQALVSLEHGFQTRHLQLLTDKLTGNIAELEAMNRRLAALTDLNLQLASERDPQVLLANVCRGARDLVGAQYAVLCVVRKHSDSTITCTSGIESALTGPQDLPRELPVVSHGRLGQLRADRRSERLVNPGGNPSEIGLPASYPPLHTGLIAPITSLSFSYGWICLANKQGAEAFSADDEKVLAILGAQVGRIYENGSLYIEIQKHAEQLQVEVFERQRAVDELRASKASLRRAQALAKITHVISGRDGAFESWLDTLPDMLGLEPEAMPQSARDWLALVHPDDRDMFRQHALQAATLGARMDFTYRVLRGDGQMLHLRQVMEPLEDEAGRGEQGRWFNTIQDITKEKRAEEELNESDRRFNNMLDKVEMISLMLDCEGRITYCNDYLLRKTGWQRDEVFGRNWFELFLPPEVGNVRGVFADVLADRPSAWHYDNEILTRSGERRLVHWNNTVLRSVGGQVTGVAALGEDITERREAERKIKRLNRVYAMLSGINTLIVRVRQRDELFREACRVAVEHGQFKIAWIGRVDRGLNQVVPVALSGSESDFLMDIKDRLWLYDVPTPGESLSAGVIRSQSPVVCDDVVNDPRIVLSEQLVTRGVASIAVLPLLVAHDVVGVLALFADEVGFFDDAEMRLLTELAGDIGFAMDHLDKEDRLSYLAYYDEITELPNRTLFLERSGQHLRPREGAKAVLGIALMDISRFRIVNDTLGRQVGDELLKQVAQRLQQAAGDMYDVARIGINSFGIAVTEARDAGAVAVAVDHLMRACFDAPFALGGTELRMAAKAGVALYPMDGHDAETLLRNAEAAVNKAKASADSLLFYTSEMNTRVAEALSLEGRLREALAQGQFVLHYQPKLHLASGTIAGAEALIRWNDPRRGLVPPAQFIPILEETGLIYDVGHWALRQALADNLRWRQSGFAPLRVAVNVSILQLRHRGFIAEVRDAVAHDAEAAMGLELEITESMVMDDVERSTQSLHALREMGITIAIDDFGTGFSSLSYLAKLPVDTLKIDRSFIMNMATGPQGLALVSTIVNLGHSLGVKVVAEGVETDEQSRRLALLGCDEIQGYLFSKPVTAEVFEAQFLQVLVG; this comes from the coding sequence ATGGCGAAGATCCTTGTCGTCGATGACCTTCCCGCCAACCGGGCGTTGGTGGTCACGCTCGTCGGGCACAGCGGCCACCAGGCGCTGGAGGCGGCCGATGGTGCCGAGGCGCTGGCCCTGGTGCGTGCCGAGCGGCCCGACCTGGTGATCTCCGACATCCTGATGCCCACGATGGACGGGTACGAGTTTGTGCGGCAGTTGCGGGCCGACTATGGCCTGGCGGCTACACAGGTGATCTTTTACAGCGCGCACTACCGGGAGCAGGAGGCCCGCAACCTGGCGTTGGCGTGTGGCGTGACGCAGGTGTTGGTCAAGCCGTGCGAGCCACAGGACATTCTGGCAGCCATCGAGCAGGCCTTGTCGCAGGGGGTGCCACAAGCCTTGGTGTCGCTGGAGCATGGTTTCCAGACCCGCCATCTGCAGCTCCTGACGGACAAGCTCACCGGCAATATCGCTGAGCTGGAGGCCATGAACCGGCGCCTGGCGGCATTGACCGACCTGAACCTGCAACTGGCCTCCGAGCGCGATCCTCAGGTGCTGCTGGCCAATGTGTGCCGGGGCGCCCGCGACCTGGTTGGTGCGCAGTATGCGGTGTTGTGTGTGGTGCGCAAGCACAGCGACAGCACCATCACCTGCACCAGTGGCATCGAGTCTGCGCTGACAGGACCGCAGGATCTGCCCCGGGAACTGCCCGTGGTCTCGCACGGCCGGCTCGGGCAACTGCGGGCTGACCGGCGCTCAGAGCGCCTGGTCAACCCCGGTGGCAACCCCAGTGAAATTGGCTTGCCCGCCAGCTACCCGCCGCTGCACACCGGTCTGATCGCGCCCATCACTTCGCTGTCGTTTTCCTATGGCTGGATCTGCCTGGCCAACAAGCAGGGGGCCGAGGCTTTCAGTGCCGACGATGAAAAAGTCCTGGCCATCCTGGGGGCGCAGGTGGGGCGCATCTATGAAAACGGCAGCCTGTACATCGAGATCCAGAAGCACGCGGAGCAGTTGCAGGTAGAGGTTTTCGAGCGCCAGCGCGCCGTGGATGAACTGCGCGCCAGCAAGGCCAGCCTGCGCAGGGCGCAGGCGCTCGCCAAGATCACCCACGTGATCAGCGGACGCGACGGCGCGTTTGAGAGTTGGCTGGACACCTTGCCGGATATGCTGGGGCTGGAGCCCGAGGCCATGCCCCAATCGGCCCGCGACTGGTTGGCGCTGGTGCACCCTGACGACCGCGACATGTTCCGCCAGCATGCGCTGCAGGCAGCGACCTTGGGGGCACGCATGGATTTCACCTACCGCGTGCTGCGTGGCGATGGCCAGATGTTGCACCTGCGGCAGGTAATGGAACCCCTGGAGGACGAGGCGGGCCGGGGCGAGCAGGGCCGTTGGTTCAACACCATTCAGGACATCACCAAGGAAAAACGCGCCGAGGAAGAGCTGAACGAAAGCGACCGGCGTTTCAACAACATGCTCGACAAGGTCGAGATGATTTCGCTGATGCTCGACTGTGAAGGCCGCATCACCTATTGCAACGACTATTTGCTGCGCAAGACGGGCTGGCAGCGCGACGAGGTCTTTGGGCGCAACTGGTTTGAGCTGTTCCTGCCGCCCGAAGTGGGTAATGTGCGCGGCGTGTTTGCCGATGTGCTGGCGGACCGCCCGTCCGCCTGGCACTACGACAACGAGATACTCACCCGCTCGGGTGAGCGGCGTCTGGTGCACTGGAACAACACCGTGCTGCGCTCGGTGGGCGGGCAGGTGACCGGTGTGGCAGCCCTGGGGGAAGACATCACCGAACGCCGCGAGGCCGAGCGCAAGATCAAGCGGCTCAACCGTGTGTACGCCATGCTCAGTGGCATCAATACCCTGATCGTGCGTGTGCGTCAGCGCGATGAGCTGTTCCGCGAAGCTTGTCGGGTGGCGGTCGAGCATGGCCAGTTCAAGATCGCCTGGATTGGCCGTGTGGACCGTGGCCTCAACCAGGTGGTACCGGTGGCGTTGTCGGGTTCGGAATCCGATTTCCTCATGGACATCAAAGACCGCCTGTGGCTTTACGACGTGCCCACGCCCGGTGAGAGCCTGAGCGCCGGTGTGATCCGCTCCCAGAGCCCTGTGGTGTGCGATGACGTTGTGAACGACCCGCGCATTGTGCTGTCTGAGCAACTGGTGACGCGGGGCGTGGCCTCCATCGCTGTGTTGCCCCTGCTGGTGGCCCATGATGTGGTGGGGGTGCTGGCGCTGTTTGCCGACGAAGTGGGCTTTTTTGACGATGCGGAGATGCGGCTGTTGACCGAGCTGGCCGGGGACATCGGTTTTGCCATGGACCACCTCGACAAAGAAGACCGGCTGAGCTACCTGGCCTACTACGACGAGATCACGGAGCTGCCCAACCGCACGCTGTTTCTGGAACGCAGTGGCCAGCACCTGCGGCCCCGCGAAGGCGCCAAGGCCGTGCTGGGCATAGCACTGATGGACATCAGCCGGTTTCGCATTGTCAACGACACCCTGGGGCGGCAGGTGGGGGATGAGCTGCTCAAGCAGGTGGCGCAGCGGCTGCAGCAGGCGGCGGGCGATATGTACGACGTGGCCCGCATTGGCATCAACAGTTTTGGCATCGCGGTGACCGAGGCGCGCGATGCGGGTGCCGTGGCCGTGGCTGTGGACCACCTCATGCGGGCCTGTTTTGATGCCCCCTTTGCGCTGGGTGGCACCGAGCTGCGCATGGCGGCCAAGGCGGGTGTGGCGCTGTACCCGATGGATGGCCACGATGCCGAAACGCTGCTGCGCAATGCCGAAGCGGCCGTCAACAAGGCCAAGGCGTCCGCGGACAGCCTGCTTTTCTACACCTCGGAGATGAACACCCGTGTGGCCGAGGCGCTGAGCCTGGAAGGGCGTCTGCGCGAGGCCCTGGCGCAAGGCCAGTTCGTGCTGCACTACCAGCCCAAGTTGCATCTGGCCAGCGGCACCATCGCGGGGGCCGAAGCGCTGATCCGCTGGAACGACCCCCGCCGGGGCCTGGTGCCGCCTGCGCAGTTCATCCCGATCCTGGAAGAAACCGGTCTCATCTACGACGTGGGCCACTGGGCGCTGCGCCAGGCGCTGGCCGACAACCTGCGCTGGCGCCAGTCGGGCTTTGCGCCCTTGCGGGTGGCGGTCAACGTCTCGATCTTGCAGTTGCGGCACAGGGGTTTCATTGCCGAGGTGCGCGATGCCGTGGCCCATGACGCCGAGGCTGCCATGGGGCTGGAGCTGGAGATCACCGAAAGCATGGTGATGGACGATGTGGAGCGCAGTACGCAAAGCCTGCACGCTCTGCGCGAGATGGGCATCACCATCGCCATTGACGACTTTGGCACCGGGTTCTCCTCCCTGAGCTACCTGGCCAAGCTACCGGTGGACACGCTCAAGATCGACCGCTCCTTCATCATGAACATGGCCACAGGACCGCAGGGGCTGGCGTTGGTGTCCACCATCGTCAATCTGGGGCACTCGCTGGGCGTGAAGGTGGTGGCCGAGGGGGTGGAAACCGATGAGCAATCCCGCCGCTTGGCGTTGCTGGGTTGCGATGAGATTCAGGGCTATCTGTTCAGCAAGCCTGTGACGGCCGAGGTGTTTGAAGCGCAGTTTTTGCAAGTCTTGGTGGGGTGA
- a CDS encoding lysozyme inhibitor LprI family protein: protein MQIFKTTKRGWVMVFGAACVMLMGASAQAQAGAACKPDGSVDETNACAVQTFQAADTQIAILYGDVMRALSAHERPQLRQEHMAWQRERTTRCKQATRSAESQPQWPRLYHACLTTETEARRKGLMRWLTLDHPSAKP, encoded by the coding sequence ATGCAAATTTTCAAGACGACAAAGCGGGGATGGGTCATGGTCTTCGGTGCTGCATGCGTGATGCTGATGGGAGCCAGTGCCCAAGCCCAGGCTGGCGCTGCCTGCAAGCCCGATGGCAGCGTGGACGAAACCAATGCCTGTGCAGTGCAGACCTTTCAGGCGGCAGACACGCAGATCGCCATCCTCTATGGCGACGTGATGCGCGCCCTGTCGGCCCATGAACGCCCCCAGTTGCGCCAGGAGCACATGGCCTGGCAACGCGAGCGCACCACACGGTGCAAGCAGGCCACACGCAGCGCTGAATCGCAGCCCCAATGGCCGCGTCTGTACCACGCGTGTTTGACGACCGAAACCGAAGCACGCCGCAAGGGCCTGATGCGCTGGCTGACGCTGGACCACCCGTCCGCCAAGCCCTAG
- a CDS encoding TfoX/Sxy family protein — MPARPLSDETLHLIDAVRTALAQRSDVDERTMFGCYCFFVDGKLCIGVKNEELLVRLPPHRHGELQEMQNTRELSPGGGMKGYFWVEPNGYTTRMQWSFWLDEALAYNPLAKATPPRKAKSTAAAKKAPATTTRGKRPTARATAPAAAQPATKKHSIFEADD; from the coding sequence ATGCCCGCCCGCCCTCTGTCTGACGAAACGCTGCACCTGATCGACGCCGTGCGCACGGCCCTCGCGCAGCGCAGCGATGTGGACGAGCGCACGATGTTTGGCTGCTACTGCTTCTTTGTCGACGGCAAGCTGTGCATTGGGGTCAAAAACGAAGAGTTGCTGGTGCGCCTGCCGCCCCATCGCCACGGCGAGCTGCAGGAGATGCAGAACACCCGCGAGCTGTCCCCCGGCGGGGGCATGAAGGGCTACTTCTGGGTGGAACCCAACGGCTACACCACGCGGATGCAGTGGAGCTTCTGGCTGGACGAAGCCCTGGCCTACAACCCGCTGGCCAAGGCCACGCCGCCACGCAAGGCCAAATCAACTGCTGCCGCCAAGAAGGCACCCGCCACCACGACCCGGGGAAAGAGACCCACAGCCCGCGCTACCGCCCCCGCTGCGGCACAACCCGCGACCAAAAAGCACAGCATCTTCGAGGCCGACGACTGA
- a CDS encoding PAS domain S-box protein: MASDFSVAYWEQNPDALLVLSPDGRVLNWNPAAEVIFGYPQAEVLGRSVLELIVPPDRAQEEALMRAEALRGSSVVHESVRRRRDGSLVHVNVSTKAVRDGGGQLLHFLSSTKDVTQLKVQRDAKLLEARFRDLLESTPDAIVMVNVTGRIVLVNSQAERVFGYPRAELLGQAVEVLLPHRYRGTHLGHRSGFFGQPRTRTMGAGLELHGLRKDGGEFPVEISLSPIDTEEGTMVMSAIRDITDRKRADQKFKDLLEAAPDAMVIVNREGRMVLVNSQAVKLFGWSRDELLGQPIELLVPGRFSARHPEHRHQFFAEPRARSMGAGLELHGLRKDGSEFPVEISLSPLETEEGLFVSSAIRDVTERKRIEQVLRDKNLELENAALVKDRFLASMSHELRTPLNAIIGFTGTLLMKLPGPLNAEQDKQLRIVQTGAKHLLSLINDLLDVAKLSANKVTLNLERLDCKALIEEVSASLELEARRKGLVFTVQTPQDAVSLQTDRRALSQILINLVGNAIKFTQQGQVDVVLQELLLPGGGRAVRLQVQDSGPGIPLLEQPRLFEAFSRVESADRRHHEGTGLGLHLSRKLAEALGGTLCFDSDEGRGSTFTLELPEGSA, translated from the coding sequence ATGGCGTCTGACTTTTCCGTCGCGTACTGGGAGCAAAACCCCGATGCATTGCTGGTGCTGTCGCCAGACGGCAGGGTGCTCAACTGGAACCCAGCCGCCGAGGTGATCTTCGGCTACCCGCAGGCGGAGGTGCTGGGGCGCTCGGTGCTGGAGCTGATCGTGCCCCCAGACCGGGCACAGGAAGAAGCACTCATGCGGGCCGAGGCACTGCGTGGTAGTTCGGTGGTGCATGAATCGGTGCGGCGCCGCAGGGATGGATCGCTGGTGCATGTCAATGTTTCTACCAAGGCGGTGCGCGATGGGGGCGGGCAACTACTGCACTTCCTCTCCAGCACCAAGGACGTCACCCAGCTCAAGGTGCAACGTGATGCCAAGCTGCTGGAGGCGCGCTTTCGGGATCTGCTCGAATCCACTCCAGACGCGATCGTGATGGTCAATGTGACGGGGCGCATTGTGCTGGTCAACTCACAGGCCGAGCGTGTTTTTGGCTACCCCCGCGCCGAGTTGCTGGGCCAGGCGGTAGAGGTGCTGTTGCCGCACCGCTACCGGGGCACGCACCTGGGGCACCGCAGCGGTTTTTTTGGACAACCACGCACGCGAACGATGGGGGCGGGGCTAGAGCTGCATGGTCTGCGCAAGGATGGTGGCGAGTTTCCGGTGGAGATCAGCCTGAGCCCGATCGACACCGAAGAAGGCACGATGGTGATGAGCGCTATCCGCGACATCACCGATCGCAAAAGGGCAGACCAGAAGTTCAAGGATCTGCTGGAAGCAGCGCCCGATGCCATGGTCATCGTCAACCGCGAAGGGCGCATGGTGCTGGTCAACTCCCAGGCGGTGAAACTGTTTGGCTGGAGCCGTGATGAACTTCTGGGGCAACCCATAGAGCTGCTGGTGCCTGGGCGATTCAGTGCCCGGCACCCCGAGCACCGCCACCAGTTTTTTGCCGAGCCGCGCGCTCGCTCCATGGGGGCTGGGCTGGAGTTGCACGGCCTGCGCAAGGACGGGTCGGAGTTCCCGGTGGAGATCAGCCTGAGCCCGCTGGAGACGGAAGAAGGCCTGTTTGTCTCCAGCGCCATCCGTGATGTGACCGAGCGCAAGCGCATCGAGCAGGTGCTGCGCGACAAGAACCTGGAGCTGGAGAACGCCGCGTTGGTCAAAGACCGCTTTCTGGCCAGCATGTCCCACGAGCTGCGCACGCCGCTCAACGCCATCATCGGTTTCACGGGCACATTGCTCATGAAGCTGCCAGGCCCCCTCAATGCCGAGCAGGACAAGCAGTTGCGCATCGTGCAGACAGGCGCCAAGCATCTGCTGTCCCTCATCAACGATCTGCTGGATGTGGCCAAGCTCAGCGCCAACAAGGTCACCCTCAACCTGGAGCGGTTGGACTGCAAGGCCCTCATCGAAGAGGTGTCCGCCAGCCTTGAGCTCGAGGCGCGGCGCAAGGGTCTTGTGTTCACGGTTCAGACGCCGCAGGATGCGGTTTCCTTGCAGACCGACCGGCGGGCGTTGAGCCAGATACTCATCAACTTGGTGGGCAATGCCATCAAGTTCACCCAGCAAGGCCAGGTGGACGTGGTGTTGCAGGAGCTGTTGCTACCCGGTGGCGGCCGCGCAGTGCGACTGCAGGTGCAGGACAGCGGGCCGGGCATTCCGCTTTTGGAGCAGCCCCGCTTGTTCGAGGCGTTTTCCCGCGTGGAAAGCGCGGATCGCCGCCACCATGAAGGCACGGGCCTGGGTTTGCACCTGAGCCGCAAACTGGCGGAGGCCCTGGGTGGAACCCTTTGCTTTGACAGCGATGAGGGGAGGGGCAGCACGTTCACGCTGGAACTCCCGGAGGGCAGCGCATGA
- a CDS encoding acyl-CoA dehydrogenase family protein: MDFELTEEQRAFAQTARDFAQAEFAPHAAHWDEEGIFPKDAIAKAGELGFCGLYAPEAAGGLALPRLDATLVFEEMAAIDPSTTAFITIHNMATWMLGTWATPAVRDHWGPLLTTGEKLASYCLTEPGAGSDAASLKTRAELVGHDYVINGSKAFISGAGSTDVLVLMARTGDANSGASGISAFAVPADAPGISYGKKEQKMGWNSQPTRTISFDNVHIPADHLLGREGEGFKIAMKGLDGGRINIATCSVGAAQGALNAAQQYMQDRKQFGKPIASFQALQFKLADMATELVAARQMVRLAASKLDAGARDASTYCAMAKRFATDAGFTVINDALQLHGGYGYIREYPLERLLRDARVHQILEGTNEIMRVIIARRMLDGDATEVIR; the protein is encoded by the coding sequence ATGGACTTTGAACTCACCGAAGAACAACGCGCCTTTGCCCAGACGGCCCGCGACTTTGCGCAGGCCGAGTTCGCGCCCCACGCCGCCCACTGGGATGAAGAAGGCATCTTCCCCAAGGACGCCATTGCCAAGGCGGGCGAACTGGGCTTTTGTGGCCTGTACGCCCCCGAAGCCGCGGGCGGCCTCGCCCTGCCCCGGCTGGATGCCACCTTGGTGTTTGAGGAAATGGCGGCCATCGACCCCAGCACCACCGCTTTCATCACCATCCACAACATGGCAACCTGGATGCTGGGCACCTGGGCCACGCCCGCCGTGCGCGACCACTGGGGGCCGCTGCTCACCACGGGTGAAAAGCTCGCCAGCTACTGCCTGACCGAACCCGGTGCGGGCTCGGACGCTGCCTCGCTCAAAACCCGCGCCGAGCTGGTGGGCCATGACTACGTCATCAACGGCAGCAAGGCCTTCATCAGCGGCGCGGGCAGCACCGATGTGCTGGTGCTCATGGCACGCACGGGCGATGCGAACTCGGGCGCCAGCGGCATCAGCGCCTTTGCCGTGCCCGCCGATGCGCCCGGCATCAGCTACGGCAAGAAGGAGCAGAAGATGGGCTGGAACAGCCAGCCCACGCGCACCATCAGTTTTGACAACGTGCACATCCCTGCCGACCACCTGCTGGGCCGCGAGGGCGAAGGCTTCAAGATCGCCATGAAAGGCCTGGACGGCGGCCGCATCAACATAGCCACCTGCTCGGTGGGCGCGGCGCAGGGCGCGCTCAACGCCGCCCAGCAATATATGCAGGACCGCAAGCAGTTCGGCAAGCCCATCGCCAGTTTTCAGGCGCTGCAGTTCAAGCTGGCCGACATGGCGACCGAGCTGGTTGCCGCGCGCCAGATGGTGCGCCTGGCAGCGAGCAAGCTCGACGCCGGTGCGCGGGATGCATCGACCTACTGCGCGATGGCCAAGCGCTTCGCCACCGATGCGGGTTTCACCGTCATCAACGACGCGCTGCAACTGCACGGTGGCTACGGCTACATCCGCGAGTACCCGCTGGAGCGCCTGCTGCGCGACGCACGCGTGCACCAGATTCTGGAAGGCACGAACGAAATCATGCGGGTGATCATTGCGCGCCGCATGCTCGACGGGGATGCGACGGAGGTGATTCGCTAA